TCAAGAGTAACAATTTCAAGCAGGTGTCTTTTTAATAATCCCACATCAGCTGAATTTATGACTCCATCACCGGTTATATCACCTAATAAAGGTTCTGAACCACCATTTCCTGTTTTCCCAAATGTAAACCAATCTATGTTCACAGGACCTGAAAATACTAATACAATATCATTTACACCTGTTAAATCGCTAATACTTGTTGACATTTCCTCATATACATCCCAATCACCTGTTGAATTCACTGTTAATGTTCCAACACAGGTTCCAGTGGCACTGTTTGACCTTATTTCAATATCTACAGTCCTATCAGCATCTGATGCAACACGGGCTGTAAAAGTATTTGCTCCGCTTCCGAAATCTATATTTTTAAATGTCAGTATCTTTAAACTCTATGCATCCAACACCCTTTCCGCCATCTATGGTTTCTATTATTTCCATAAAAATTGACGTTTTATTTTGTATAAATTATTTATTAAAATTTTTAAATTTTTGATAATTTTTCTTGTAATGCTTTGGTTACATAATTTTATATACTTATAATATTATTTGTATCACCAAGATTCTATGATTTTTTTAAATGTCAAATTGACTATCTTTACAGTTGTATTTTGATAAAGTATAAGAATAAAAAAATCGATTTCTTTTCAAAGAAAATTATAGCTTTTCATTTAATGATTTTAAGTTACATGACTTTCACTAGCTAGACTAGTGCCATACCCTGGCACACCAAACTAAAAAAGAAGCACGGGACTTCCCCGTGCTTCTTTTTTTCTTATTATTCAAATACCACTTCTACAGTATGTTCATTTCCATCTGTAAATAGAGGAATGAAATTGCCTTCTATTTTATTACCGTCAACGGTTATAGTTGCATTACAATCTGCCAGGCGGTAAAAACCTTTAGGTTTGCTAATACTTACATTGTATAAAGCCCTGCCTGTGTTTACTATATAGTTCAGTGACTCTTGTTCTTCTTTTAATATAGGATCTATAATTATGCCGTTTATGTTGTACTCAACACCTATAGCTGATATCATTGTAAGATTTAGCCATGTAGCCGTACCACTTAAAAGAGGTCCTATATTTTCCCCTGTTTCACTGTTGTTGTACTGAGTACAAATTCTCGGGTTTCCACATATTACAAATGGATCTTTCATTGTTCTAAACGGCAGTACAAGATCCACCATCCAATAGCCAACATTTGCAAGTCTTGCTGCCAGCTCTTTATCTTTTACTTTTTTAGCCGCTTTAAACATTGCTGCAGTTGCCATCATTGTTGCGTGCTTAAATACAGCTCCATTTTCCCTGTCTCCCGGGAAGTAGTGTCCCGTTGCAGTATCATCCGCAACCTTTCCTAAATCTGTAGGCGTCACAAGCTTAATTCCATACGGGGTCTTTAATGTGCTGTCTATTACATCTAACATACTCCTTATTTGATCTTCATTTGCACAATCTGCAAGAACAGACCAGCTAAAGGAGTTTATAAAGTATGAGCCGTCTATATTAGGGTCGGCAGATAAATTATCTCCTTTTGAACCCAAATATGTAAATTCTCCATTTTCATATCTGTTAAACAGGGCTCTTGCAAAAAATACTTCTTTCCATGCATGTTCTTGAATATTATCGTATAAATTCTTAGAAAGCTCTTTTAACTTTTTATTATATTCCAAATCTCCCTTTTCCTCAGAAAGCTCTATCATTTCATCAATTGCAACTTTTAAAAGGAAAGCATTCATGACACTTTCCGTGTAATTACTTTCAAAGGGATCACCCATTTTTCCGCCGGTTCTTTTAAGCTGCTCCTTATACCGCTTTTCCTTTTCAATACCGTCTATATAGTCACTGTCAAGCTTTAAACAGTCGTTCCAGTCTGCAGAATCAAGCAGCGGCATTTTGTGTTTTCCTATAGAAATTTCAGCGGAATACCTGATTATTGCTTTGATTGTTTCATAAACAGGTCTGGTGGAAATAGGTGAATTACCGGCAACTATAACTTCTTCGTCCAAAAACCCTATATCCCCGGTAAGGTTGATATACCTGTAAGCAGCCTGTATAAACCAAAGGGCATCATCAGACCATTTTCCAGGTTCTTTTCCTTCCCAATAGAAATTATGGTAAGCAAATCCAAATTCAAATACCTTTGAACACCATTCTTTTAATAGCTGTTTGACAAAATCAGCCTCTCCCATGCTGACAAAGTAATACATTGTGGCAAAAACGTCCTGAATTTCCCTAAAACCAATTTCCCTATAACCCTTTTGGGTCTGGCAGAAAGACCTTGAAACAAACGTCTGATACAAAATCTGAAAGGGAAGGTTCCTGTTAAAATAAGTATTTAGTTCCTGGTTTTCTGAGTTTAATTGGACAAAATTCCTATATTTATCATAAAACTCTATGTTTTTATCCAATGCCTTCAAAACCTCATCCTTGTCCATAAACTTATTAATAAGGTTTGACACTTCTTCAATAAGGGTGTTGTCATAATCAAAGTCAGGATTTGCTTTACTTGAAACAAGTCCGGTAAAATTATCAACAACTCCCACATCTCCCGGCTCAATTGTTAAGTCTCCTGCTAATGCAAAAAAGCCTGGCCCTTTTCTATATAAATTATTGCTAAGCTTAGTAAGATTTTCGGGATTTTCCAATGTTCCGTTTCCGACAAACTCATTGTAATTTGAGCAAAATTCTTTTGGAAACTCTACATTGTTGCCATTTCTAATCATTAATGTGCTAAATCTTAAATCTTCACGGCATTGCTCTGGATAATAGTCAGGTGATATAGCTGCTATACCACCGCCGTCTTGCATTAAAACAGAGGCCTGCATTATAACATTTGTATATACAACATCCTCAAAAATTGCATGAGGTGTTCCTGTACCAAACATTCCTGTATATACTATTTTTAAATTTCTTTTCTTTCCAGATGTATTCTTTATTTCTATCCTCTGTACTTCTGTTGCCAGTGGAAGTCCTTCATACTGAGGCAATATAAATATAGTTCTCTTAATTTCGAGACCGCATTTTGTCCTGTATTCTATAATACTGTGGTTTTGTGAGTGGGTACAAAATGCTGACTCTATATTTTCATCATTTACATCTGCTGAATAAAATATTTTTTTGAAATCTTCAACAATGTAAAATTGACGGTTTGCAGGAAAACCATTTTCTTCAGCCCTCATATCCCATCTGGTTGCCAACACCTGGGTATCTGCATGGGATCTGAAGGAACCTCTTCCAAACCTGTCCACAACACTCTTTGGCGTTGTCTGGAGGGCATAGTCATAGCCTATTCTGTTACCCATCAGGAGATTGACATAAAAATGTGGTCCCGGTGACGGAGTACGCAAATCAATGGTGTGCTCCCCTCTGTCATTTAAAGTTCCTGCCCATCTATCCACATTTTCCAATAGTTTTTTAAGACCTTTTTTAATTTGGGAAGGAGCTGATACTTCTTTTTTAGAGCCTTCCTTGTATATTTTTACATCATCTTTTTCTAAAAATATTAAAATTGAATATGAATTGCCGCATTCTTTTAATATAAATTCTGATATTTCCTTATCTTTAAGGATCTGTAAAACAGCTGGAACTTTAAAAGGCAGATTGGCAACTCCTATAGCACTTTTATAATCAGTATTAACAAAAATCGCATCAACAATTGTGTTATCATCTAACATATATCCAAAGCGCTCTCTCAATATGCTTTCGGGGGATAGTTTAAAATCCCTGGCTACAATTTTTTGTAACATAACAGACCTCCATTAAAAATTTTAATATTATGTAATATAAGTTTTTTAAGACTTTAATTACATTTACTTGAAGTAGATTTTTAATAGTTATATTCAATAGTATTATATATTCAGGTAGTATTTAATTCAAGTATTTATGCTGTTTTTAATAAATCAGTTCAAGCTGACCTTTCCGATTATATCATAAACACTTTTATATCCATAGGTTTCCATATACTTTTTGATACCATTTACAACATCTTCACAAGCTTTTGGATTTATAAAATTATATGTTCCCACCATTATTGCACTGGCCCCTGCTAACATAAATTCAACGGCATCCTCTCCGCTGGAAATACCCCCCATACCTATTACAGGCACATTCACAGTCTGTGCCACTTCATAAACCATCCTGACTGCAATTGGCTTTACCGCAGGTCCTGAAAGTCCTCCCATATTATTGGCAAGAATTGGTCTTTTTTTGTGTATATCAATTGCCATTCCTAAAATTGTATTTATAAGTGATATAGCATCCGCCCCTGAATCTTCTGCCGCTTTAGCCACTTCCTTTATATCCGTTACGTTAGGAGTAAGTTTTACTATTAGGGGTTTTTTGCAGTACTTTTTAACACTTTTTGTGATTTCACTTATTCCTTCAGGAGTAGTACCAAAGGCAACACAACCCCTTTTTACATTAGGACATGAAACATTTAATTCAATACCGTCAATATCCTCCCCTGACAGCATCTCTGCCATTTTACAATAATCTTCTATTGTGTTTCCTGCAATGTTTGCAATAATTTTAGTTTTGTATTTTCTTAAAAAAGGTATTTCATCCCTTATAAAAGCTTCAACACCGGGATTTTGAAGTCCAACACTGTTTAAAATACCCGCCGGAGTCTCTGCAATCCTGGGCGGCCTGTTTCCTTGCCTTGGCTCTAAAGTGAGTCCCTTTACCGCTATGCCTCCTATCATGTTAAGGTCAACATAGTCTTTAAACTCCCTTCCAAACCCAAAGGTGCCGGAGGCTGCAATAACAGGGTTGTCAAATTTTATCCCATTTATATCAACACTTAAATCAATCATCAAAAATCACCTCATCACTCCAAAATACAGGACCGTCCTTGCACACATGGCTGTACTTCCACCCGTCGTCACTTTTGGTTTTACAAGCACATACAAGGCAGGCACCTATTCCACAGCCCATTCTCTGTTCTAATGAAACCTGGCATTTAATATTATTCTTATTTGCAATGTCCACAACCTTCTTTATCATAGGCGTTGGACCACATGTATAAATTATATCAAATTTATTGTTTTTAATTTCCTCTTCTAAAGGCTCCGTTATAAGTCCCTTATAGTCTTCACTTCCATCATCAGTGGAGATAATAACACCATCACAGGCTTTTTTAAATTCATCCTTTAATACAACAAAATTCTTGCTTCTAAAACCTAAAAAAGCTGATTTTTTTGCGTCCTTTACTTCATTTAAAAGGTACAAAAGAGGAAAAATCCCTATGCCCCCGCCCACAACAGCTATATTTTTGTATTCTTCTAAAATGGTAAAAGGATTTCCTAAAGGACCTATTAAATCTAGTTTGTCCCCTTTAGATTTTTTTGATAAATACTCTGTACCAATACCCTTTATTTGAAATACAATGTCAACGGTTTTTTTTAATTTATCCACATTACATATACTTATAGGTCTTCTTAAAAGGGCATTTATCCCTTCGCAGCATTTAATATTGACAAACTGTCCTGGCTTTGCATTTTCTGCTATATATTCTGAGTTAATTCTCATTTTATAAATACTCTCTGATAACTTTTCTACCATCTCCACCTTTTCATTTAAAATCTTAGACATATTATCCTCCTAAATCAGTTAAATTAATTACTAAACACTTAAGCTAATCACCAAATCTTTTAACTTAATACACCGTTAATATCTTCTTTCATTCTCAATGCTTCAGCCCTTGAAGCCTCATAAAATTTTTCCTCTGTATATTTTTCCTTCCATCTTTCTGATTTATAAGCACACATAATACTCCTAGATGCATTTACTATAGCCCCTAATCCATCCGGGTTAAATGAGCTGGCTACATCTTTTGCAGTGCCACCTTGTGCCCCATAGCCCGGAACTAAAATATATGCACTTTTTAATATTTTTCTAAGTATTTTAGCCTGATTTGGGTATGTTGCACCTACCACTGCACCGACACTACTATATCCGTACTCTCCTTTTAAATCCCTTCCCCATTCTTCAATATGCTGTGCAACAATCTCATACATACTCTTTCCCGTCTCTGTAATAATATCCTGAAACTGGCCAGAGGATTTATTTGAAGTTTTTACAAGAATAAATATACCTTTGTTATATTTATCACAATCTTCTATAAAGGGTTTTATGCCATCTATTCCCAAGTAAGGGTTAACGGTAAGGGCGTCTACATCAAAGGCAGCTTCCTCTGTATCTTCTATTTTTGTTTTTCCCAAAAAAGCTGCAGAATAACTTTCAGCAGTAGAACCTATATCATTTCTTTTTCCATCTGCAATTACCAAAAGCCCTTTTTCCTTTGCATACCTGCATGTTTCATAAAAAGCCTTAAGGCCTTCAAGACCATACATTTCATAATAGGCCAGCTGGGGCTTTACAGCAGGTACGATATCATATACAGCATCAATAATGTATTTATTAAATGTAAAAATTGCATTTGCTGCACCTTTTAATGTTTTACCTTGTTTTTTAAAAGCCTCTTCTTTTATAAAAGAAGGTATATATTCAATTTTAGGGTCCAAACCAACCACGGAGGGATTGTTTTTTTCTTTAATTTTTTTAATTAGTACGTCAATAAACATCATTTCTTCTCTCCTGTTCTCTATAGAATATTTTTACTGTAAAATCTAAAGTAAAACTTTTTCCCTTACAAGTATTTTTCCGTTTACAATTGTGTAGTAAACTCTTCCGCTTAATTTGTACCCATCAAAAGGTGAATTTTTACCTTTTGATTTAAACTTTTGAACATCAACTAGAAATTCTTCATCTAAATCAACAATGGTTATATCTGCAGAACTCCCCACCTCTAAAGTACCTTTGCTAAGTCCCAATAAATTAGAAGGATTTACACACATCTTTTCAACTAATTGTTTTAAGGTAAGATGCCCTGGTTTTACAAGATAAGTTATCGCCAAAGGAATAGCCGTTTCAAAACCAGATATTCCGTTAGCAGCAATGTTAAACTCAACATTTTTTTCATCTATATGATGAGGTGCATGGTCTGTTGCAATTATATCAATAGTTCCGTCCTTTAACCCTTCTATAATTGCATCCACATCCTTTTTTGTCCTAAGGGGCGGATTTACCTTTGCAAAAGTATTAAAGTCACTGCAAGCCTCGTCAGTAAGCACAAAATAATGAGGACATGTTTCGCAGGTTAC
The genomic region above belongs to Acetivibrio saccincola and contains:
- the pyrF gene encoding orotidine-5'-phosphate decarboxylase; the protein is MFIDVLIKKIKEKNNPSVVGLDPKIEYIPSFIKEEAFKKQGKTLKGAANAIFTFNKYIIDAVYDIVPAVKPQLAYYEMYGLEGLKAFYETCRYAKEKGLLVIADGKRNDIGSTAESYSAAFLGKTKIEDTEEAAFDVDALTVNPYLGIDGIKPFIEDCDKYNKGIFILVKTSNKSSGQFQDIITETGKSMYEIVAQHIEEWGRDLKGEYGYSSVGAVVGATYPNQAKILRKILKSAYILVPGYGAQGGTAKDVASSFNPDGLGAIVNASRSIMCAYKSERWKEKYTEEKFYEASRAEALRMKEDINGVLS
- a CDS encoding dihydroorotate dehydrogenase electron transfer subunit; translated protein: MSKILNEKVEMVEKLSESIYKMRINSEYIAENAKPGQFVNIKCCEGINALLRRPISICNVDKLKKTVDIVFQIKGIGTEYLSKKSKGDKLDLIGPLGNPFTILEEYKNIAVVGGGIGIFPLLYLLNEVKDAKKSAFLGFRSKNFVVLKDEFKKACDGVIISTDDGSEDYKGLITEPLEEEIKNNKFDIIYTCGPTPMIKKVVDIANKNNIKCQVSLEQRMGCGIGACLVCACKTKSDDGWKYSHVCKDGPVFWSDEVIFDD
- a CDS encoding carbohydrate-binding protein; this encodes MLTFKNIDFGSGANTFTARVASDADRTVDIEIRSNSATGTCVGTLTVNSTGDWDVYEEMSTSISDLTGVNDIVLVFSGPVNIDWFTFGKTGNGGSEPLLGDITGDGVINSADVGLLKRHLLEIVTLEEPSIDDLNKDGGVDSIDCGLLTRYVLEIIDSF
- a CDS encoding dihydroorotate dehydrogenase, which codes for MIDLSVDINGIKFDNPVIAASGTFGFGREFKDYVDLNMIGGIAVKGLTLEPRQGNRPPRIAETPAGILNSVGLQNPGVEAFIRDEIPFLRKYKTKIIANIAGNTIEDYCKMAEMLSGEDIDGIELNVSCPNVKRGCVAFGTTPEGISEITKSVKKYCKKPLIVKLTPNVTDIKEVAKAAEDSGADAISLINTILGMAIDIHKKRPILANNMGGLSGPAVKPIAVRMVYEVAQTVNVPVIGMGGISSGEDAVEFMLAGASAIMVGTYNFINPKACEDVVNGIKKYMETYGYKSVYDIIGKVSLN
- a CDS encoding GH36-type glycosyl hydrolase domain-containing protein translates to MLQKIVARDFKLSPESILRERFGYMLDDNTIVDAIFVNTDYKSAIGVANLPFKVPAVLQILKDKEISEFILKECGNSYSILIFLEKDDVKIYKEGSKKEVSAPSQIKKGLKKLLENVDRWAGTLNDRGEHTIDLRTPSPGPHFYVNLLMGNRIGYDYALQTTPKSVVDRFGRGSFRSHADTQVLATRWDMRAEENGFPANRQFYIVEDFKKIFYSADVNDENIESAFCTHSQNHSIIEYRTKCGLEIKRTIFILPQYEGLPLATEVQRIEIKNTSGKKRNLKIVYTGMFGTGTPHAIFEDVVYTNVIMQASVLMQDGGGIAAISPDYYPEQCREDLRFSTLMIRNGNNVEFPKEFCSNYNEFVGNGTLENPENLTKLSNNLYRKGPGFFALAGDLTIEPGDVGVVDNFTGLVSSKANPDFDYDNTLIEEVSNLINKFMDKDEVLKALDKNIEFYDKYRNFVQLNSENQELNTYFNRNLPFQILYQTFVSRSFCQTQKGYREIGFREIQDVFATMYYFVSMGEADFVKQLLKEWCSKVFEFGFAYHNFYWEGKEPGKWSDDALWFIQAAYRYINLTGDIGFLDEEVIVAGNSPISTRPVYETIKAIIRYSAEISIGKHKMPLLDSADWNDCLKLDSDYIDGIEKEKRYKEQLKRTGGKMGDPFESNYTESVMNAFLLKVAIDEMIELSEEKGDLEYNKKLKELSKNLYDNIQEHAWKEVFFARALFNRYENGEFTYLGSKGDNLSADPNIDGSYFINSFSWSVLADCANEDQIRSMLDVIDSTLKTPYGIKLVTPTDLGKVADDTATGHYFPGDRENGAVFKHATMMATAAMFKAAKKVKDKELAARLANVGYWMVDLVLPFRTMKDPFVICGNPRICTQYNNSETGENIGPLLSGTATWLNLTMISAIGVEYNINGIIIDPILKEEQESLNYIVNTGRALYNVSISKPKGFYRLADCNATITVDGNKIEGNFIPLFTDGNEHTVEVVFE